A DNA window from Streptomyces sp. B21-083 contains the following coding sequences:
- a CDS encoding ABC transporter substrate-binding protein — protein MRSTRRAIAVLAAASLTVLAAGCGSSDEGDADGKITLKVSTFSEWGYGDLLKEYQKLHPEITIKHNRFATSDAAKEQFQTALGAGSGLADVVGVDNSWLPQVLQHPDNFVDLSSSKVKGRWKDWTSKLATTNDGKLLGYATDIGPQSIAYRSDLFKAAGLPTDREAVAKLFGGDKATWDDFFAVGEKFKAAKTGPAFYDASASVATSWGDQYKVLWEDPKTGDIIAGHNKDLRNIYDTVTSHEDLSAHLARWSEDWVSAFQKDKFAVMLAPSWMLGVIKGNAAGVKGWDIADVFPGGGVNSGGSYLTVPTQSKHPKEAQALAEWLTAPEQQLKAFKTTGNFPSQVAAQSSDQLQKVTDPFFSDAPVGKILTHRASAITTIPYKGDNYFAITAAFNNAINRVSVDRTDSPKKSWDTFVDDLDALK, from the coding sequence ATGCGATCCACCCGAAGAGCCATCGCTGTGCTTGCAGCGGCCTCGCTGACCGTCCTCGCCGCTGGTTGCGGATCCAGCGACGAGGGCGACGCCGACGGCAAGATCACCCTCAAGGTGTCGACGTTCAGCGAGTGGGGGTACGGCGACCTGCTCAAGGAGTACCAGAAGCTTCACCCCGAGATCACCATCAAGCACAACCGCTTCGCCACGAGCGACGCGGCCAAGGAACAGTTCCAGACCGCCCTCGGCGCGGGCTCGGGGCTCGCCGACGTGGTCGGTGTCGACAACAGCTGGCTCCCGCAGGTCCTGCAGCACCCGGACAACTTCGTGGACCTCTCCTCTTCGAAGGTCAAGGGCCGCTGGAAGGACTGGACGTCCAAGCTCGCGACCACCAACGACGGCAAGCTGCTCGGCTACGCGACGGACATCGGCCCGCAGTCCATCGCGTACCGCAGCGACCTGTTCAAGGCGGCCGGCCTGCCGACGGATCGCGAAGCGGTGGCCAAGCTGTTCGGGGGCGACAAGGCGACATGGGACGACTTCTTCGCCGTCGGCGAGAAGTTCAAGGCCGCCAAGACGGGCCCGGCGTTCTACGACGCGTCAGCCTCGGTCGCGACCAGTTGGGGCGACCAGTACAAGGTGCTCTGGGAGGACCCCAAGACCGGCGACATCATCGCAGGCCATAACAAGGACCTTCGGAACATCTACGACACGGTGACGTCGCACGAGGACCTCTCGGCACACCTGGCGCGGTGGAGCGAGGACTGGGTGAGCGCGTTCCAGAAAGACAAGTTCGCCGTCATGCTCGCACCGTCGTGGATGCTCGGCGTGATCAAGGGCAACGCTGCCGGCGTCAAGGGATGGGACATCGCCGATGTCTTCCCCGGCGGGGGTGTCAACAGCGGCGGGTCGTACCTCACCGTGCCGACGCAGTCGAAGCACCCCAAGGAAGCGCAGGCGCTCGCGGAGTGGCTCACCGCTCCTGAGCAGCAGCTGAAGGCGTTCAAGACGACGGGTAACTTCCCCAGCCAGGTCGCGGCCCAGAGCAGCGACCAGTTGCAGAAGGTGACCGATCCCTTCTTCAGCGATGCGCCCGTGGGCAAGATCCTCACCCACCGCGCGTCGGCGATCACCACTATTCCCTACAAGGGTGACAACTACTTCGCGATCACGGCGGCGTTCAACAACGCGATCAACCGTGTCTCGGTCGACAGGACCGACTCTCCGAAGAAGTCGTGGGACACGTTCGTCGATGATCTGGACGCGCTGAAGTGA
- a CDS encoding carbohydrate ABC transporter permease encodes MAHPAASASTRTGASPPQPPASWRQRLGRWDMKASPYAYISPFFILFGLVGLFPLLYTAYVSLHDWDLIGGQGDFVGLDNFTFVLDQPVFWDSLGNTVSIFLLSTVPQIVIALVLASLLHANIRARTFWRMGVLLPYVIAPVAVSLIFSRMFADQSGLVNAVLGHLGVDPIGWHRDSMPAHIVIANMVNFRWTGFNTLVLLAAMQAISRDLYEAAILDSAGRMRQFFSVTVPSVRPTIIFVVITSTIGGLQIFDEPRLYDTQGLGGSSGQWKTITLYLYELGWNQQRLGRAAAVAWLLFLLIIVFALVSNWLSRRIASGDDPVAVPRKARRAARRDASGSAAGTPAFSASSGDTPGSNT; translated from the coding sequence ATGGCCCATCCGGCAGCGAGCGCGTCGACCCGCACCGGCGCCTCCCCTCCACAACCGCCTGCCTCCTGGCGTCAGCGTCTCGGCCGCTGGGACATGAAGGCGTCGCCGTACGCCTATATCTCACCGTTCTTCATACTGTTCGGGCTCGTCGGCCTGTTCCCGCTCCTCTACACCGCATACGTCTCGCTGCACGACTGGGACCTCATCGGCGGCCAGGGCGACTTCGTCGGGCTCGACAACTTCACCTTCGTTCTCGATCAGCCGGTCTTCTGGGACTCGCTGGGCAACACCGTGAGCATCTTCCTGCTGTCGACGGTCCCCCAGATCGTGATCGCGCTCGTACTCGCCAGTCTTCTGCACGCGAACATCCGCGCGCGGACCTTCTGGCGGATGGGGGTGTTGCTGCCGTACGTCATCGCCCCCGTCGCCGTGTCGCTGATTTTCTCGCGCATGTTCGCGGACCAGTCCGGCCTGGTCAACGCGGTGCTCGGGCATCTGGGAGTGGACCCGATCGGCTGGCACCGGGACAGCATGCCGGCGCACATCGTCATCGCGAACATGGTCAACTTCCGGTGGACCGGCTTCAACACGCTCGTGCTGCTCGCCGCCATGCAGGCGATCTCCCGTGACCTGTACGAAGCGGCGATCCTCGACAGCGCGGGCCGGATGCGGCAGTTCTTCTCCGTCACGGTTCCGTCCGTGCGTCCGACGATCATCTTCGTCGTGATCACGTCCACGATCGGCGGCCTGCAGATCTTCGACGAGCCGCGGCTGTACGACACGCAGGGGCTCGGCGGGAGCTCAGGGCAGTGGAAGACGATCACGCTGTACCTGTACGAGCTCGGTTGGAATCAGCAAAGGCTGGGCCGCGCCGCAGCCGTCGCATGGCTGCTCTTCCTGCTGATCATCGTGTTCGCGCTGGTCAGCAACTGGCTGTCGCGCCGCATCGCCTCCGGCGACGATCCAGTCGCCGTCCCCCGAAAGGCACGCCGCGCCGCCCGACGAGACGCGAGCGGGTCAGCAGCTGGTACGCCCGCCTTCTCCGCATCGTCCGGTGACACACCCGGGAGCAACACGTGA
- a CDS encoding carbohydrate ABC transporter permease: MSRPSVPYIEQTSGRGAARAARRRRGRDHGAARRPGRMTYVVLTVVALISIFPLYYALLLASSTSAEVAQHPIPSLIPGGHLGDNLVRVFESDIDLPRAVWNSVFVSVTTALAVVFLSTLAGFAFAKLRFKGRAGLLAFVVATMAVPTQLGVVPLFIVMRELGLTGSLWAVIIPGLASAFGVFWMTQYLQAALPYELVEAARIDGATTFRIFRSIVLPAARPALAMLGLFTFIGAWTNFFWPSIVLGTTNPTLPVALQLLQTGFFKDIPLIMTGVLVSVVPLLTLFVILGKQLVAGVMQGAIKG; the protein is encoded by the coding sequence GTGAGCAGACCCTCCGTCCCGTACATCGAGCAGACATCCGGCCGCGGTGCGGCCCGGGCGGCACGCCGCCGTCGAGGGCGGGATCACGGTGCCGCGCGCCGGCCCGGACGGATGACCTACGTCGTCCTCACAGTGGTCGCGCTCATCTCGATCTTCCCGCTCTACTACGCGCTCCTGCTCGCGTCGTCGACATCGGCGGAGGTCGCGCAGCACCCGATCCCCTCGCTGATCCCGGGCGGGCATCTGGGCGACAACCTCGTACGCGTCTTCGAGTCCGACATCGATCTGCCGCGCGCGGTCTGGAACTCCGTCTTCGTCTCGGTGACGACGGCGCTCGCGGTCGTGTTCCTGTCCACGCTGGCGGGCTTCGCCTTCGCGAAGCTTCGGTTCAAAGGGCGGGCCGGTCTTCTCGCGTTCGTCGTGGCCACCATGGCGGTCCCGACACAGCTGGGCGTGGTGCCGCTGTTCATCGTCATGCGCGAGCTGGGACTGACGGGAAGCCTGTGGGCAGTGATCATCCCTGGCCTCGCATCCGCCTTCGGGGTGTTCTGGATGACGCAGTACCTTCAGGCGGCCCTGCCCTATGAGCTCGTCGAGGCCGCCCGAATCGACGGTGCCACGACATTCCGGATCTTCCGGTCCATTGTGCTGCCGGCCGCCCGCCCCGCGTTGGCGATGCTCGGACTGTTCACCTTCATCGGGGCGTGGACCAACTTCTTCTGGCCGTCGATCGTGCTGGGAACGACCAACCCGACGCTGCCTGTCGCTCTGCAGCTGCTGCAAACCGGGTTCTTCAAGGACATCCCCCTGATCATGACCGGCGTGCTCGTGTCGGTGGTGCCGCTGCTGACGCTGTTCGTCATCCTCGGCAAGCAGCTCGTCGCCGGCGTCATGCAGGGAGCCATCAAGGGGTGA
- a CDS encoding glycoside hydrolase family 3 protein gives MHNTTAPDRIEFRDLNGNGRMDPYEDPRLSAEERTEDLLSRLSLEEKVGLLFHTVIEIGPEGTVLEEPGAISKSPTSEVILDRAMNHFNVHRIEDARAAARWNNAIQRLAEKTPHGIPVTISTDPRHGFLENVGASFTAGPFSQWPDGLGLAALRDPDVVREFARRARDEYRAVGIRMALHPQVDLASEPRWARQLQTFGADTDLVVAYTRAYLEGFQGATPDSTSVACVTKHFPGAGAQLDGEDAHFPYGREQVYPGGAFEEHLRPFTAAVEHGTAAIMPYYGMPVGLEIDGVPIEEAGFGYNKQILTGLLREKLGYDGLIITDWELVNDNPVGDQVLPARAWGVEELDARERLVRILDAGADQFGGEQCTDLLLDLVRDGVVAESRIDESARRVLLVKFRLGLFDDPFVDEEAAAAIVGNAETRQAGSEAQARSVTVLKNSVVLGAPLLPLSRGARVYAEGIEPEALARAVTPAATPQEADLAIVRIDAPFEPRDDLFLESYFHQGSLELPPGLVHRLGMIAQQTPLIVDVALDRPAILTPLIDALAGLTVTFGVSDDALLAALTGRITPQGRLPVELPRSMQAVRESAPDAPANTPDPLFPLGSGLEI, from the coding sequence ATGCACAACACGACCGCACCGGACCGCATCGAATTCCGCGACCTCAACGGCAACGGCCGCATGGACCCGTACGAGGACCCGCGGCTCAGCGCCGAGGAACGTACCGAGGACCTGTTGTCCCGGCTCTCGCTCGAAGAGAAGGTCGGTCTCCTCTTCCACACGGTCATCGAGATCGGCCCAGAAGGCACTGTCCTCGAAGAGCCCGGCGCGATCAGCAAGTCGCCCACCAGCGAGGTGATCCTCGACAGGGCGATGAACCACTTCAACGTGCACCGCATCGAAGACGCCCGGGCGGCCGCACGATGGAACAACGCGATCCAGCGGCTGGCCGAGAAGACGCCGCACGGCATCCCGGTGACGATCTCCACCGACCCGCGCCACGGGTTCCTGGAGAATGTCGGGGCGTCGTTCACGGCGGGCCCGTTCTCGCAGTGGCCAGACGGGCTCGGCCTCGCGGCGCTTCGCGACCCGGATGTCGTGCGCGAGTTCGCGCGACGGGCGCGCGACGAGTACCGCGCCGTGGGAATCCGCATGGCGCTGCATCCCCAGGTCGACCTGGCCAGCGAGCCCAGGTGGGCACGTCAGCTCCAGACCTTCGGCGCTGACACCGATCTCGTGGTGGCGTACACACGCGCGTACCTCGAAGGCTTCCAGGGCGCCACTCCCGACTCGACGAGCGTCGCCTGCGTCACCAAGCACTTCCCCGGCGCCGGCGCTCAACTGGACGGCGAGGACGCGCACTTCCCGTACGGCCGCGAGCAGGTCTACCCGGGCGGGGCGTTCGAGGAGCACCTGCGCCCGTTCACCGCCGCCGTGGAACACGGCACCGCCGCGATCATGCCGTACTACGGGATGCCCGTCGGGCTCGAGATCGACGGCGTACCGATCGAGGAAGCCGGGTTCGGGTACAACAAGCAGATCCTCACCGGACTCCTGCGCGAGAAGCTCGGCTACGACGGGCTTATCATCACGGACTGGGAGCTGGTGAACGACAACCCCGTCGGGGACCAGGTCCTGCCGGCCCGCGCGTGGGGCGTCGAGGAGCTCGACGCCCGCGAGCGCCTGGTCAGGATCCTCGACGCCGGCGCGGACCAGTTCGGCGGCGAGCAGTGCACGGACCTGCTGCTCGACCTCGTACGGGACGGCGTCGTCGCGGAGAGCAGAATCGACGAGTCGGCGCGCCGCGTCCTGCTGGTCAAGTTCCGGCTCGGCCTCTTCGACGACCCCTTCGTCGACGAGGAGGCAGCCGCGGCCATCGTGGGCAACGCCGAGACCCGTCAGGCCGGCTCGGAGGCGCAGGCCCGATCGGTCACCGTCCTCAAGAACTCCGTCGTCCTCGGCGCGCCCCTCCTCCCCCTTTCCAGAGGCGCGAGAGTGTACGCGGAGGGCATCGAACCGGAGGCCCTCGCACGGGCCGTCACTCCCGCGGCCACGCCACAGGAGGCGGACCTCGCCATCGTGCGCATCGACGCGCCCTTCGAACCACGGGACGACCTGTTCCTGGAGTCGTACTTCCACCAGGGGTCTCTCGAACTGCCGCCCGGCCTCGTGCACCGACTGGGCATGATCGCCCAGCAGACCCCGCTCATCGTGGATGTCGCCCTGGACCGCCCCGCCATTCTCACGCCGCTGATCGACGCGCTCGCCGGCCTCACGGTGACCTTCGGCGTCTCGGACGACGCCTTGCTCGCCGCCCTCACCGGCCGCATCACCCCCCAGGGCAGACTCCCCGTCGAGCTGCCGCGATCGATGCAGGCCGTGCGAGAGTCCGCGCCTGACGCGCCGGCGAACACCCCCGACCCGCTGTTCCCCCTGGGATCCGGGCTGGAGATCTGA
- a CDS encoding glycoside hydrolase family 3 N-terminal domain-containing protein translates to MTDARSRAVELLGRMTMHEKVAQLTSVIPTMLFDAKGIRPEVAAAKLANGIGYVEPHMGGFPANAAELARLNNALQHHLVHRTRLGIPAIMHIEALNGVNAPTFTSFPTAIALAATWDTAGVGEMAALTRRQMRSVGLHHALSPLLDVARDARWGRVHETYGEDPYLVSALGVSFVRHLQGESFQDGVIATGKHFLGYAMSEAGLNMATVPVGARELREVYARPFAAAIQLAGLGSIMNSLADWDGVPAAADPRVFREMLRDQLGFDGTVVSDWSSIENLVTHHRAARDAREAGVLGLRAGIDVEMPEPFGYGDNLVEAVRAGEIPETTVDESVVRVLTHKFQLGLFDNPYVETDPIEIMSVAQEGRDLSLRLARESVTLLKNAGGVLPLSGAPRIALIGPHADRIGAAFAPYTFPSFIALTRAMLKGATSSMVGVDDIGSFGPDDAYVHREIGDLLAMDEDEFARTQYGAVSLADALRAALPDADIVVAAGCGITDGAEGIEAAVEAARDADIVILALGGLARWFFTERTEGEGADTADVRLPDVQRRLVHEVAGLGRATVGVIFSGRPVALGDVESRLDAILLGYYGSQYGTRAVADILTGAAEPQGRLPYTIPRAGGQVPVHAGQRFGSGYRRHEGDPHGGYVDESAAPLYPFGHGLTYTRFTYSDLRLSSSAVAPDGTVDVTVTVENSGDRPGVELVQLYVEDDAPGIARPALQLTGFHQLELQPGESATVTFALELPLLAYLSLDDRWVVDPGPMWISVGSSSSDLPLRSRLDVVGDTADVTERRVYLTHSTTTSRPATGT, encoded by the coding sequence ATGACCGACGCACGGTCCCGCGCCGTCGAGTTGCTGGGTCGGATGACCATGCACGAGAAGGTCGCCCAGCTGACATCGGTCATACCGACGATGCTCTTCGACGCGAAGGGCATCCGTCCTGAGGTCGCCGCGGCCAAGCTCGCCAACGGCATCGGCTACGTCGAACCGCACATGGGCGGGTTCCCGGCGAACGCGGCCGAACTCGCCCGGCTGAACAACGCGTTGCAGCACCATCTTGTGCACAGGACCCGGCTGGGCATTCCGGCGATCATGCATATCGAGGCGCTCAACGGCGTGAACGCGCCCACCTTCACCTCGTTTCCCACCGCGATCGCTCTCGCCGCCACCTGGGACACAGCCGGGGTCGGCGAGATGGCCGCCCTGACGCGCCGGCAGATGCGATCCGTGGGCCTGCACCACGCCCTGTCCCCGCTGCTCGATGTCGCCCGCGACGCGCGATGGGGCCGCGTACACGAGACCTACGGTGAGGATCCGTACCTGGTCAGTGCGCTCGGTGTGTCCTTCGTACGCCATCTGCAGGGCGAGTCGTTCCAGGACGGGGTCATCGCCACCGGCAAGCACTTCCTCGGGTACGCCATGAGCGAGGCCGGTCTCAACATGGCGACCGTGCCGGTGGGAGCGCGCGAGCTGCGGGAGGTGTACGCGCGGCCCTTCGCCGCCGCGATCCAGCTCGCCGGTCTCGGATCGATAATGAACTCGCTCGCCGACTGGGACGGAGTTCCCGCGGCCGCCGACCCTCGCGTCTTCCGCGAGATGCTGCGCGACCAGCTCGGCTTCGACGGCACCGTCGTGTCGGACTGGTCCTCGATCGAGAACCTCGTGACACATCATCGCGCCGCGCGCGACGCACGCGAAGCCGGCGTACTGGGGCTGCGGGCCGGCATCGACGTGGAGATGCCCGAGCCGTTCGGCTACGGCGACAACCTCGTCGAGGCCGTCCGCGCCGGCGAGATCCCCGAAACGACCGTCGACGAGTCGGTGGTGCGCGTACTGACGCACAAGTTCCAGCTGGGCCTGTTCGACAACCCGTACGTGGAGACCGACCCGATCGAGATCATGTCCGTGGCCCAGGAAGGACGTGACCTCTCGCTGCGCCTGGCGCGCGAGTCGGTCACCCTGCTCAAGAACGCCGGCGGAGTGCTTCCGCTGAGCGGCGCTCCCCGTATCGCCCTCATCGGGCCGCACGCCGACCGGATCGGCGCGGCCTTCGCGCCGTACACCTTCCCCTCCTTCATCGCACTCACCCGTGCGATGCTGAAGGGCGCGACGAGCTCGATGGTCGGTGTCGACGACATCGGCTCCTTCGGCCCTGACGACGCCTACGTGCACCGGGAGATCGGCGACCTTCTCGCGATGGACGAGGACGAGTTCGCCCGGACGCAGTACGGAGCGGTCTCCCTCGCGGACGCGCTGCGCGCCGCGCTGCCCGACGCGGACATCGTCGTTGCCGCGGGATGCGGGATCACCGATGGCGCCGAGGGGATCGAAGCCGCCGTGGAGGCCGCGCGTGACGCCGACATCGTGATCCTGGCGCTCGGCGGCCTGGCCCGGTGGTTCTTCACCGAACGGACGGAGGGCGAGGGCGCGGACACCGCCGATGTGCGGCTGCCGGACGTGCAGCGCCGGCTCGTGCACGAGGTCGCCGGGCTCGGCCGGGCGACCGTCGGCGTGATCTTCTCCGGCCGCCCCGTCGCCCTCGGTGACGTCGAGTCCCGACTCGACGCGATCCTGCTCGGGTACTACGGCTCGCAGTACGGCACACGTGCCGTCGCGGACATCCTGACCGGCGCGGCCGAGCCGCAAGGACGCCTGCCCTACACGATCCCCCGCGCCGGCGGACAGGTTCCCGTTCACGCGGGCCAGCGGTTCGGCAGCGGATACCGCCGCCACGAAGGCGACCCGCACGGCGGCTACGTGGACGAGTCGGCGGCACCGCTCTACCCGTTCGGCCACGGCCTCACGTACACCCGTTTCACCTACTCCGACCTCAGGCTCAGCAGCTCAGCGGTCGCGCCCGACGGCACCGTCGACGTCACCGTCACCGTCGAGAACAGCGGCGACCGCCCGGGCGTGGAGCTCGTCCAGCTCTACGTCGAGGACGACGCCCCCGGCATCGCGCGACCGGCACTCCAACTCACAGGGTTCCACCAGCTCGAACTGCAGCCGGGCGAGTCGGCAACGGTGACGTTCGCGCTGGAGCTTCCTCTCCTGGCCTATCTGTCCCTGGACGACAGATGGGTCGTGGACCCGGGCCCCATGTGGATCTCTGTCGGCTCGTCGTCGAGCGACCTCCCCCTGCGGAGCCGCTTGGACGTCGTCGGTGACACCGCCGACGTCACCGAGCGGAGGGTCTATCTGACCCACTCCACCACGACCTCGCGTCCCGCGACCGGGACGTGA
- a CDS encoding RNA polymerase subunit sigma-70 produces MSADTRLEELGARGLGELDESAFSGLAELHRRELHVHCYRMLGSFEDAEDTVQETFLRAWRRRETFEGRSTFRAWLYRIATNACLDLLAKCRPEPATGGEVLWLQPYPDRLLDELPAGYADEPESAAVARETIELAYLVAVQHLAPRPRAVLILRAVLGWPAKGVAELLGDSVNSVNSALQRARAGMREHLPAERQDWTGGDQDAGTRELVRRFTEASVATDIDGLAALLRDDVRVSMPPTPGLYVGRDTVVNDWVESGFEGMTGLRPVLTSVNRQPAVAFYQWQKDEGAYLPLTIDVLRVTGGVITEIITFHSDRFPRLGLPERLPADGTE; encoded by the coding sequence ATGAGTGCGGACACGCGGCTGGAGGAGCTGGGCGCGAGGGGTCTGGGCGAGCTCGACGAGTCGGCGTTCTCAGGGTTGGCGGAGCTGCACCGGCGGGAGCTGCACGTGCACTGCTACCGGATGCTCGGGTCGTTCGAGGATGCCGAGGACACCGTGCAGGAGACATTCCTGCGTGCCTGGCGGCGGCGGGAGACCTTCGAGGGACGGTCGACGTTCCGGGCCTGGCTGTACCGGATCGCCACCAACGCCTGCCTGGACCTGCTCGCCAAGTGCCGCCCGGAGCCTGCGACGGGCGGCGAGGTGCTGTGGCTGCAGCCGTACCCGGACCGGCTGCTCGACGAGCTGCCGGCAGGCTACGCGGACGAGCCGGAGAGTGCCGCCGTCGCGCGGGAGACGATCGAGCTGGCGTACCTGGTCGCCGTCCAGCACCTCGCGCCGCGCCCGCGGGCCGTGCTGATTCTGCGGGCCGTGCTCGGCTGGCCGGCGAAGGGCGTCGCGGAGTTGCTCGGGGACTCCGTCAACTCGGTGAACAGCGCGTTGCAGCGGGCGCGCGCGGGCATGCGGGAGCATCTGCCCGCCGAGCGCCAGGACTGGACCGGCGGCGACCAGGACGCCGGGACGCGCGAGCTGGTGCGCCGCTTCACCGAGGCCAGTGTGGCCACGGACATCGACGGGCTCGCCGCGCTCCTACGGGACGACGTCCGCGTCTCGATGCCGCCCACGCCGGGCCTGTACGTCGGCCGCGACACGGTGGTGAACGACTGGGTGGAGAGCGGCTTCGAGGGCATGACGGGCCTGCGCCCAGTCCTCACCTCCGTCAACCGGCAGCCCGCGGTCGCCTTCTACCAGTGGCAGAAGGACGAGGGCGCGTACCTGCCGTTGACGATCGATGTCCTGCGCGTCACCGGCGGGGTGATCACCGAGATCATCACCTTCCACAGCGACCGGTTCCCGCGGCTCGGGCTACCGGAGCGCCTGCCGGCGGACGGCACGGAGTAG
- a CDS encoding NAD(P)-dependent oxidoreductase, which translates to MRIAVFGANGPTGRHLTDQALAAGHEVVAVTRRPGSLPARPGLTVAVADATDPAAVDAAVSGTNAVLSALGSRFSKETITTYSASATVITAAMTRHGINRLLTVSSSIADPKWRPTGAHFFNHVLDPLVNRRLGRTLHEDMRRMEAVIRETRLDWTLVRPSGLFEHPAVTDYRTAEASADGVFTARADLAASMVRELEERRYVHTAMGVITTAVKPNIAKLIWDEGVKKK; encoded by the coding sequence ATGCGTATCGCAGTCTTCGGCGCCAACGGGCCGACCGGCCGCCACCTCACTGACCAGGCCCTCGCCGCCGGCCATGAGGTCGTCGCCGTGACCCGCCGCCCCGGCTCTCTGCCCGCACGACCCGGCCTGACCGTGGCTGTCGCCGATGCCACCGACCCGGCGGCCGTCGACGCCGCGGTCAGCGGGACGAACGCCGTTCTCTCCGCGCTGGGTTCGCGCTTCAGCAAGGAGACCATCACCACGTACTCGGCGAGCGCCACGGTCATCACCGCGGCCATGACCCGCCACGGCATCAATCGACTGCTCACCGTCAGCTCCAGCATCGCCGACCCGAAGTGGCGGCCGACCGGCGCGCACTTCTTCAACCACGTACTCGACCCGCTGGTCAATCGGCGGCTGGGCCGCACCCTCCACGAGGACATGCGCCGCATGGAGGCCGTGATCCGGGAGACGCGCCTCGACTGGACCCTCGTCCGGCCCTCGGGCCTCTTCGAGCACCCGGCCGTCACGGACTACCGCACCGCTGAGGCCAGCGCCGACGGCGTCTTCACCGCCCGCGCGGACCTCGCCGCGAGCATGGTGCGCGAACTGGAGGAACGACGGTACGTCCACACGGCCATGGGCGTCATCACCACGGCCGTGAAGCCGAACATCGCCAAGCTGATATGGGACGAGGGCGTGAAGAAGAAGTGA
- a CDS encoding TetR/AcrR family transcriptional regulator: MNNAAPAPVRSRGRPRGNPPTRESIVSAARSLFLERGYRRTTLRVVAGAAGVDPALIAYHFGSKKGLFADVMQFQCAQALTVDDVLAGDLATLPERLIDAVTDLWEDADFRRLTVQGDEAAEAIREYLERELLTPLVEFLGGRDATARATAVVTILGGLIYTRYLNPLPTPAALTPSEVRHILAPTLRAALAPRPRTAATTRAGHRGSPTFGGQLVRP, encoded by the coding sequence ATGAATAACGCCGCCCCTGCCCCCGTCCGCAGCCGAGGCCGTCCCCGCGGCAACCCGCCGACCCGTGAGTCGATTGTCTCGGCGGCCCGGTCGCTGTTCCTGGAGCGCGGCTACCGGCGCACCACCCTGCGTGTGGTAGCCGGGGCAGCCGGGGTCGACCCGGCGCTGATCGCGTACCACTTCGGCTCGAAGAAGGGCCTGTTCGCGGACGTGATGCAGTTCCAGTGCGCTCAAGCGCTGACGGTGGACGACGTCCTCGCCGGCGACCTGGCCACCCTCCCCGAACGCCTGATCGACGCGGTGACGGACCTGTGGGAAGACGCCGACTTCCGTCGGCTCACCGTCCAGGGTGATGAGGCGGCCGAGGCCATCCGCGAATACCTGGAACGGGAGCTGCTGACCCCGCTTGTTGAATTTCTGGGCGGCCGGGACGCGACCGCCCGAGCCACGGCCGTGGTGACGATCCTCGGCGGCCTCATCTACACCCGCTACCTCAACCCGCTCCCCACACCTGCCGCCCTCACCCCGTCCGAGGTCCGCCACATCCTCGCCCCGACGCTCCGCGCGGCACTGGCCCCGAGGCCACGTACCGCGGCAACCACCAGAGCGGGCCACCGTGGCTCGCCGACCTTCGGCGGGCAACTCGTCCGGCCTTGA